In Meiothermus ruber DSM 1279, the following proteins share a genomic window:
- a CDS encoding DUF294 nucleotidyltransferase-like domain-containing protein — MNPLEFIRAHTPFNLLPQEALAQVEQGLEITFFPKSSKVLARHGLKSQHLYMIRKGTARLERDGQAMMYLEEGEVFGYPSLISQDAPAFDVIAEEDLLVYRWPERVFRELMTHRPFAEFFTKGLAARLRLVTQQEGLEAAPIDLSLPVGELITRPPVFIARNATVQEAAKAMREHQISSILVEGSPLGILTDRDLRNRVLAEGKGPETPLADVMSAPAKILPASTPLFEALTFMVRQGIHHLPLEQDGRIVGVVTDTVFMRQQARSPLHLLRRLERTHNPEDLKGYGQELSGIAESLLAGGLGASEIGRSVSSLNDHLVRTLLRLAEERLGPPPTPYAWIVFGSEGRMEQALLTDQDNALVYAEESPEAQRYFAELAEYVVSGLIQAGFPPCPGGYMATRWRKPIAEWQRLFQHWVKMPTPQELLEAQIFFDFRSVYGELSLEPLERIVASSGEESIFLAHLAKASLHFRPPIGFFRQIREEDGGVDIKKGGIAPIVSLARVHALEAGSLAKSTVERLKIAAQENKLSPEGAETLIEAFGFLMKIRLRQQLTNLRQELPPDNKIRLEQLSSLERRHLKEAFLQIREMQEAMGQRFHTDRLG; from the coding sequence GTGAACCCACTTGAGTTCATCCGTGCCCACACCCCGTTTAATCTGCTACCCCAAGAAGCACTGGCACAGGTGGAGCAGGGTCTGGAAATTACCTTTTTCCCCAAAAGCAGCAAGGTGCTGGCCCGGCATGGACTTAAAAGCCAGCACCTGTACATGATTCGCAAGGGCACGGCCCGCCTCGAGCGCGACGGCCAGGCCATGATGTACCTCGAGGAGGGGGAGGTTTTTGGCTACCCCTCCCTGATCTCGCAAGATGCCCCGGCCTTCGACGTGATCGCCGAGGAAGATTTGTTGGTCTACCGCTGGCCAGAACGGGTTTTTCGTGAGCTGATGACCCATCGCCCTTTCGCAGAGTTTTTTACCAAAGGTCTGGCCGCCCGCCTGCGTCTGGTAACCCAGCAAGAGGGCCTCGAGGCCGCCCCCATCGACCTGAGTCTGCCGGTAGGCGAGCTGATAACCCGTCCCCCGGTCTTCATCGCCCGCAACGCCACCGTACAGGAAGCAGCCAAAGCCATGCGCGAACACCAGATTAGCTCGATTCTGGTCGAAGGCAGCCCGCTGGGCATCCTGACCGACCGCGACCTGCGCAACCGGGTGCTGGCCGAGGGGAAAGGCCCCGAGACCCCCCTGGCCGATGTAATGAGCGCCCCGGCCAAAATCCTACCGGCCAGCACCCCTTTGTTTGAAGCGCTAACCTTCATGGTTCGCCAGGGCATACACCACCTGCCGCTCGAGCAGGACGGCCGGATTGTGGGGGTGGTAACCGACACGGTCTTCATGCGGCAGCAGGCCCGCAGCCCCCTCCACCTGCTCAGGCGGCTCGAGCGCACCCACAACCCAGAAGACCTCAAAGGCTACGGCCAGGAGCTGAGCGGTATCGCTGAGTCCCTTCTGGCCGGGGGCCTGGGGGCCAGCGAAATTGGCCGCAGCGTTAGCTCGCTTAACGACCACCTGGTTCGGACGCTGCTCCGTCTGGCTGAAGAACGCCTGGGGCCGCCCCCCACACCTTACGCCTGGATTGTTTTCGGCTCCGAAGGGCGCATGGAGCAGGCCCTGCTTACCGACCAGGACAACGCCCTGGTCTATGCCGAGGAAAGCCCTGAGGCCCAGCGGTACTTTGCCGAGCTGGCGGAGTATGTGGTGAGCGGCCTGATCCAGGCCGGCTTCCCACCCTGCCCGGGCGGCTATATGGCCACCCGCTGGCGCAAACCCATCGCGGAGTGGCAAAGGCTCTTCCAGCACTGGGTAAAGATGCCCACCCCCCAGGAGTTGCTCGAGGCCCAGATTTTCTTCGATTTCCGCAGTGTGTACGGTGAACTCTCCCTGGAGCCGCTCGAGCGCATCGTGGCTAGCAGCGGCGAGGAGTCCATCTTCCTGGCTCACCTAGCCAAGGCCTCACTGCACTTCCGCCCCCCCATCGGCTTTTTTCGGCAGATCAGGGAAGAAGACGGCGGTGTGGATATCAAGAAAGGGGGCATCGCCCCCATCGTCAGCCTGGCCCGGGTACACGCCCTGGAGGCCGGCAGCCTGGCCAAGAGCACCGTCGAACGCCTGAAAATCGCCGCCCAGGAAAACAAGCTGAGCCCAGAGGGGGCCGAAACCCTAATCGAGGCCTTCGGTTTTCTAATGAAAATCCGTCTACGGCAACAACTCACCAACCTGCGGCAGGAACTCCCACCCGATAACAAGATTCGCCTCGAGCAGCTTTCCTCGCTCGAGCGCCGCCATCTCAAGGAAGCCTTCTTGCAGATTCGCGAGATGCAGGAGGCCATGGGCCAGCGCTTCCATACCGACCGCCTGGGTTAG
- a CDS encoding sodium:solute symporter family protein produces MSVELWTWIIVLLTFGLYVGIGIWARVRETEGFYVAGRGVPPIANGMATAADWMSAASFISMAGLISTLGYDGTIYLMGWTGGYVLLALLLAPYLRKFGKFTVPDFVGDRYYSQTARVVAVIAAVFVSFTYVIPQLVGVGTVFARYLGVESTTGLWVGVAVTALFAVLGGMKGITWTQVAQYTVLIIAYLIPAVAIASILTGNPIPQLALTFSDIVSRLNQLQVDLGFTQYTQPFQRFDMLNILLITACLMFGTAGLPHVIIRFYTVPTVKDARASAGWALLFIALLYTTAPAVSVFARYNLINTLHGKSLEEVRQIDWVAKWEKTGLLRFVDKDGNGIVTVAKGNAFKFVPGTTRPDVNNPDTTSANEVFINNDIIVLSTPEVAKLAPLIIALVAAGGLAAALSTASGLLIVISSALSHDLYYRIINPRASEGQRLLVARVGILLAVLIAGYFGQNPPGFIAQLVAFAFGLAASSFFPAILLGIFDKRTTREGAIAGMVVGLVFTASYIIGTSYFGMPRWFFGVSPEGIGTVGMLINLIITIVVSRMTPEPPKEVQDLVESVRIPRGAKEAHYH; encoded by the coding sequence ATGAGCGTAGAACTCTGGACATGGATCATCGTGCTCCTGACCTTCGGCCTGTACGTGGGAATCGGCATCTGGGCCCGTGTGCGTGAGACCGAGGGCTTTTATGTGGCCGGGCGTGGAGTACCCCCCATTGCCAACGGCATGGCCACCGCTGCCGACTGGATGAGCGCGGCCAGCTTTATCTCGATGGCCGGCTTGATCTCCACCCTGGGCTACGACGGCACCATCTACCTGATGGGCTGGACCGGCGGCTATGTGCTGCTGGCTTTGCTGCTGGCGCCATACCTGCGCAAGTTTGGCAAGTTTACCGTCCCGGACTTTGTGGGCGACCGCTACTACTCCCAGACTGCTCGGGTGGTCGCCGTGATCGCCGCGGTGTTCGTCTCGTTCACCTACGTGATCCCACAACTCGTAGGGGTGGGTACGGTTTTTGCCCGCTACCTGGGGGTCGAAAGCACCACCGGGTTGTGGGTGGGTGTGGCCGTTACCGCACTCTTCGCCGTACTGGGCGGGATGAAGGGCATCACCTGGACGCAGGTGGCCCAGTACACGGTGCTGATTATCGCCTACCTGATTCCAGCGGTAGCCATTGCCAGCATCCTCACCGGCAACCCCATCCCCCAGCTAGCCCTTACCTTTAGCGACATCGTCAGCCGGCTCAACCAGCTACAGGTAGACCTGGGCTTTACCCAGTACACCCAGCCGTTCCAGCGCTTCGACATGCTGAACATTCTGCTGATTACAGCGTGCTTGATGTTCGGCACGGCTGGCCTGCCCCACGTAATCATTCGCTTCTACACCGTACCCACGGTCAAGGACGCACGCGCCTCCGCTGGCTGGGCCTTGCTCTTCATCGCTCTGCTCTACACCACCGCGCCGGCCGTCTCGGTGTTTGCCCGTTACAACCTGATCAACACCCTGCACGGTAAAAGCCTGGAGGAAGTCCGCCAGATCGACTGGGTGGCCAAATGGGAGAAAACCGGTCTGCTGCGCTTTGTGGATAAGGACGGCAACGGCATTGTAACTGTTGCCAAGGGCAATGCCTTCAAGTTTGTCCCCGGCACCACCCGCCCCGACGTCAACAACCCCGATACCACCAGCGCCAACGAGGTGTTCATCAACAACGACATCATCGTACTTTCCACCCCCGAGGTAGCCAAGCTGGCCCCGCTGATCATCGCCCTGGTGGCGGCAGGTGGTCTGGCCGCGGCGCTTTCCACCGCATCGGGGCTGCTGATTGTGATCTCTTCGGCGCTCTCACACGACCTGTATTACCGCATCATCAACCCAAGGGCCTCCGAGGGGCAGCGTCTGTTGGTGGCCCGCGTGGGAATTTTGCTAGCGGTGCTGATCGCCGGATATTTTGGGCAAAACCCACCGGGCTTTATCGCGCAGTTGGTGGCGTTTGCCTTCGGGCTGGCTGCCAGCAGCTTCTTCCCCGCCATCCTGCTTGGCATCTTCGATAAGCGCACCACCCGTGAGGGAGCCATCGCCGGTATGGTGGTGGGTCTGGTCTTCACTGCCAGTTACATCATCGGCACCAGCTACTTTGGTATGCCCCGCTGGTTCTTTGGGGTAAGCCCCGAAGGCATCGGTACCGTGGGCATGTTGATCAACCTGATCATCACCATCGTGGTCTCGCGCATGACCCCCGAGCCGCCCAAAGAAGTACAAGATCTGGTGGAATCGGTGCGCATCCCGCGCGGTGCCAAAGAGGCCCATTATCACTAA
- a CDS encoding DUF4212 domain-containing protein: MDKAKADAYWKANITLIRNLLIVWAVVSYGFGIVLVNVLNNIKLGSVPLGFWFAHQGAIIIFVILIFIYASQMNKIDQQFDVHE; the protein is encoded by the coding sequence ATGGATAAAGCAAAGGCCGATGCGTACTGGAAGGCCAACATCACCCTAATCCGTAACCTGCTCATCGTCTGGGCAGTGGTCTCCTATGGGTTTGGGATTGTGTTGGTTAATGTGCTCAACAACATCAAGCTCGGGTCGGTTCCCCTGGGCTTTTGGTTTGCCCACCAGGGTGCCATCATCATCTTCGTCATCTTGATCTTCATCTACGCCTCGCAGATGAACAAGATTGACCAGCAGTTCGACGTGCACGAATAG
- the acs gene encoding acetate--CoA ligase, whose protein sequence is MELEQLLKPKVSYQAPEAQRNQANLSDFWAEYTRSLQDPEAFWGEQARRFHWFRPFGQVLEWNFPDHRWFVGGQTNITYNALDRHAQGAKRNQVALLYLSEDGSEQKLTYGELLDRVSRFASGLRALGVEKGDRVIIYMPLTLEGVIAMLACARIGAIHSVVYAGLGVSALRERIMDAGARLVIAGDVSYRRGKPVDLESIVLQAIEDLDLHTIWFCRNKAVPEGPRFHDFNNLLWSHKPEAEAVPLDSEHPLFILYTSGSTGKPKGVVHVHGGYMVGTAYHLRTFFDVKDSDVYWATSDIGWIVGHSYIVYAPLLEGVTSVLREGAPDHPNPAAIWQAVERYRVNVMFTAPTAVRMFMKFGPEWPARHDLSSLRFIGVAGEPLNPEAWQWAVEHLMEGGQRGFVADNWWQTELGGPTLGTPLTLEGRPGFVGVPLPGVEATVVDAEGHEVAPGTGGLLALKRPFPHMMRTVWGNHARYAQYWTEIPGHVYAAGDVASKTPEGYFAVLGRADDVLNVAGHRIGTADVESALVSHPAVAEAAVIGVPDPVKGENIKAFVVLRVGHEKTEALRDEIVQHVRLELGPIATPGELVFLDKLPKTRSGKILRRLLKAQEMGRDPGDLSTLEE, encoded by the coding sequence ATGGAACTCGAGCAACTGCTAAAACCCAAGGTCAGCTACCAGGCCCCCGAGGCCCAGCGAAACCAGGCCAACCTGTCCGACTTCTGGGCCGAGTACACCCGCAGCCTGCAAGACCCTGAGGCGTTCTGGGGTGAACAGGCCCGGCGGTTTCACTGGTTCCGGCCCTTTGGGCAGGTGCTAGAGTGGAACTTCCCCGACCACCGCTGGTTTGTGGGCGGCCAGACCAACATCACCTACAACGCCCTGGATCGCCATGCCCAGGGCGCCAAGCGCAACCAGGTCGCGCTCCTGTACTTAAGCGAGGACGGCAGCGAGCAAAAGCTGACCTATGGCGAGCTGTTGGATCGGGTCTCACGCTTTGCAAGCGGGCTCAGAGCGTTGGGGGTGGAAAAAGGCGATCGGGTCATCATCTACATGCCCCTCACCCTGGAAGGCGTTATTGCCATGCTGGCCTGTGCCCGCATTGGCGCCATTCACTCGGTGGTCTATGCCGGGCTGGGGGTTTCAGCCTTGCGCGAGCGCATCATGGACGCCGGGGCCAGGCTGGTAATCGCCGGGGACGTGAGCTACCGCCGGGGCAAGCCGGTAGACCTCGAGTCCATCGTGCTCCAGGCCATCGAAGACCTAGACCTTCACACCATCTGGTTCTGCCGCAACAAAGCCGTGCCCGAGGGGCCTCGCTTTCACGACTTCAACAACCTGCTCTGGTCGCACAAACCCGAGGCCGAAGCGGTTCCGCTGGATAGCGAGCACCCTCTGTTTATCCTCTATACCTCGGGCTCCACCGGCAAACCCAAGGGCGTGGTGCACGTGCACGGGGGCTACATGGTGGGCACCGCCTACCACCTGCGCACCTTTTTCGATGTGAAGGATAGCGATGTCTACTGGGCCACCTCGGACATCGGCTGGATTGTGGGGCACAGCTACATCGTGTACGCGCCTTTGCTCGAGGGCGTCACCAGCGTGCTGCGGGAAGGCGCGCCCGACCACCCCAACCCCGCCGCCATCTGGCAGGCCGTCGAGCGCTACCGGGTCAACGTGATGTTCACCGCTCCCACGGCGGTTCGCATGTTCATGAAGTTTGGCCCCGAATGGCCCGCCCGGCACGACCTCTCCTCGCTGCGGTTCATCGGGGTGGCCGGCGAGCCCCTCAACCCCGAGGCCTGGCAATGGGCGGTTGAGCACCTGATGGAGGGCGGCCAGCGCGGCTTTGTGGCCGATAACTGGTGGCAGACCGAACTGGGCGGCCCCACCCTGGGCACCCCGCTCACCCTGGAGGGCCGGCCCGGCTTTGTAGGGGTGCCCCTGCCCGGCGTGGAGGCCACGGTGGTGGATGCCGAGGGCCACGAGGTAGCCCCCGGAACCGGCGGCTTGCTCGCGCTCAAGCGCCCCTTCCCCCACATGATGCGCACGGTCTGGGGCAACCACGCCCGCTACGCCCAGTACTGGACGGAAATCCCCGGCCACGTGTATGCCGCCGGCGACGTGGCCAGCAAAACCCCAGAGGGCTACTTTGCGGTGCTGGGTCGGGCCGACGATGTGCTAAACGTGGCCGGGCACCGCATCGGCACCGCCGACGTAGAGAGCGCCCTGGTCTCACACCCAGCGGTGGCTGAGGCCGCGGTAATTGGGGTACCCGACCCTGTCAAAGGTGAAAACATCAAGGCTTTTGTGGTTTTACGGGTAGGACACGAAAAAACCGAGGCCCTGCGAGACGAAATCGTGCAGCATGTGCGGCTCGAGCTGGGCCCCATCGCCACCCCCGGTGAACTGGTTTTCCTGGACAAGCTCCCCAAGACCCGCAGCGGGAAAATTCTGCGCCGCCTGCTCAAGGCCCAGGAGATGGGGCGGGATCCCGGCGATTTGAGCACGCTCGAGGAGTAG